TGCCGGGCAATCAAGCAGATGAAAACCCGCGCCGTGGGCCAGGTGCTCTTGGTAATGTATACCTTTTTTTTAAGTAAACGGCAGAACAAAAATTTAGCCAAAGTTGCCAAAGCCATCAATGCCACCCGGCCGACATTATCATTTAGATTTTTAACTGATATGGTTTTAGGCTGGCAAAATTGCGGCGCGCCGCTTGAGAAAAGTATTTTAGGTTTTTTGGGAATGCTTAAAGCCAAGCGTATCGAACAAGCCAGGGAGATGGCTAAATTGCTTAAAGACGGCGATGTAGTCCTTACGCACTGTAATATCAGCGGCCTAATGCCATTAATCGCCGAGTTTGCCAAAGAACAGGGTAAGAGAACAAGTTTTTATGTCACCGAAACCCGTCCGTATTTGCAAGGGTCGCGCCTTACCGCCTGGGAGATCCAGCGCGCGGGCTTTGAGGTAACCATCATTACCGATAATATGGTGGCGTATTTATTATCTTTAGGTAAAGTGACCAAAGTTATCGTCGGAGCAGACCATTTAACCTTAAACGGAGATATCGCCAATAAGATCGGCACTTATCAGATCGCGGTAGTTGCCAAATATTTCAAGATTCCTTTTTATGTAATCTGCCCGCCGGCATCGAAATTAAAAAGCGGAAAAGAAATTAAAATTGAGATCCGCCCGGATAATGAATTAAAGATTTATCAGGGGCTGCATTTGGCGCCCAAAGAGGTTAAAGCGTATTATCCGGCCTTTGACGTTACGCCGGCAAAATTAATTACCCGGCATATTCATTTGGGGGTTTAAATGCCAGAGCAGGAATTAAAGCTGGAAATTATCCAGGTAGGTAAGCGGCTTTATGCTGCCGGCCTGGCCGTAGCCAAGTCCGGAAATTTAAGCGCGCGGCTTGACAGCGAGAATATCCTAATTACCGCCACCGGAACAGCCTTGGGCCAGTTAAAAGAAAGCGATATCGTTAAGGTAAATTTAATTGCCGGTAAATCCGCGCCAGGGCCAAACCCAAGCTCCGAACTGCCCTTACACGGTTTAGTCTATAAAAATTTTCCGGTAAAAGTTGTAATTCATTGCCATCCTCCTTTAATTAACGGATATTTCACGGTTGCCAAGGCGCTCAAAGCGATGAGCTTTGAAACTAAATTTTATCTCGGAGATATTCCGGTAATCCCCCAGGAAACACCGACGGTTACTGACCCCGCACCGGTTATCGCGGCTTTAAAAACAAATGATTTGGTTATCCTTAAGAATCACGGGACAGTGGCGATTGCCGATAATTTCGAAGAGGCCCTTAATATTACCGAGGCATTAGAGGAAGCAGTTAAAAGCGCCGCGGTTGCCCGCCTGTTTGATAAAAACATCCTGGATGATTTAGACCTGGCTTTAAAAGATGATTTAAAGCGCAATGACCCGGCCTATCCTATGTTTAGCCGTCCGCATATCCAGGCAATCGTGGATTTAGTCAATAAAGATGAGTTCATCACGCAAAAGGGAAAAGAGCTGGGCCTGACGGTGCAGCTGGCGATTAAGCTTGATGACACTAATGAGGTTTTTAAATTTAGTTTTGAGCAGGGTAAAATTGTAAAACTGGATACTGACAGCCAGGCTCCTTTTATTATTTCCGCGCCCGGGCCGGTATGGGAACAGGTATTTTTAGGCAAACTCGATTCATTTGTGGCGGTTACCCAAGGCAAAATGAAATTAAGCGGCCAATTAGGCCAGCTTTCCAAATGGTATGTCCCGTTTAACCGGCTTTTTGCTTTATTCCGGGAGGTAAAAATCAAATGAATTTAAAATGCCCGCTTTATATAAACGGACAATTTATCGAAACCGCGGAAAAGCAGAATATCCTCAATCCCTCTACCGGTAAGGTGATTGCTGAAGCCTGCCTTGCTTCATCAAAAGAGGTGGAACTGGCTATATCCAGCGCCCGGGAAGCCTTTGATCATGGGCCATGGCCGCATCTTTCTTTAGGCGAGCGCAAGGAATTTATTTCAAAGATCGCCCGGGGAATTCTAGATAATGCCGGAGAGCTTGCCCAGTTGGAGATGCAGAATACCGGCAAGCCGATCAAAGAAACTACTTTTATGGATATCCCCTCTAGCGCCAAAACCTTTGAGTTTATGGCTGACAATTTTGCCGCCTATCTTCACAATGAAAAGGTCAATATTCCTGAAGATGCTCGGGCCAAGATAGTTTCTGAACCTATAGGGGTGGTGGTTTTGATTGTACCTTGGAACTATCCGCTATTAATCGCCTGTTGGAAACTGGCTTCCGCCTTGGCTGCCGGCAATACGGTTATTTTAAAGCCTTCCAGCCTTACTCCGCTTACTGCCTTGGAACTTGCAAAGATTATTCATCAGGCCGGTTTTCCCGCCGGAGTAATAAACGTGATTAACGCAACCGGCGCAAAAATCGGGGAGCAGCTTTGCGCGGATAAACGCGTGGATATGGTTTCATTTACCGGCAGCAATGAAATAGGCAAACAGATCCTGCAGTATTCTTCCAAAAACGTGAAGAAATTGATTATGGAGCTTGGCGGTAAATCCGCCAACTTGATATTTAATGATGTGGACTTGGATGTGGCGGTGAATAGTTCCCTTACCTCTATTTTTTTAAACCAGGGGCAGATGTGCACGGCGATGTCCCGGATCTTTGTGCAAGAAGGTATTTATGATAATTTTCTGGCCAGCTTTATCGAGAAAGCCAAACGCATAAAATTGGGTTTAGCCG
The nucleotide sequence above comes from Candidatus Omnitrophota bacterium. Encoded proteins:
- a CDS encoding class II aldolase/adducin family protein, translating into MPEQELKLEIIQVGKRLYAAGLAVAKSGNLSARLDSENILITATGTALGQLKESDIVKVNLIAGKSAPGPNPSSELPLHGLVYKNFPVKVVIHCHPPLINGYFTVAKALKAMSFETKFYLGDIPVIPQETPTVTDPAPVIAALKTNDLVILKNHGTVAIADNFEEALNITEALEEAVKSAAVARLFDKNILDDLDLALKDDLKRNDPAYPMFSRPHIQAIVDLVNKDEFITQKGKELGLTVQLAIKLDDTNEVFKFSFEQGKIVKLDTDSQAPFIISAPGPVWEQVFLGKLDSFVAVTQGKMKLSGQLGQLSKWYVPFNRLFALFREVKIK
- a CDS encoding aldehyde dehydrogenase family protein, producing MNLKCPLYINGQFIETAEKQNILNPSTGKVIAEACLASSKEVELAISSAREAFDHGPWPHLSLGERKEFISKIARGILDNAGELAQLEMQNTGKPIKETTFMDIPSSAKTFEFMADNFAAYLHNEKVNIPEDARAKIVSEPIGVVVLIVPWNYPLLIACWKLASALAAGNTVILKPSSLTPLTALELAKIIHQAGFPAGVINVINATGAKIGEQLCADKRVDMVSFTGSNEIGKQILQYSSKNVKKLIMELGGKSANLIFNDVDLDVAVNSSLTSIFLNQGQMCTAMSRIFVQEGIYDNFLASFIEKAKRIKLGLADNFETQMGPLITDAQRKKVIAYIDKAKAEGGQVLCGGKIPESAELKNGYFFEPTVLADIGAHLHIAKEEAFGPVVLVHKFSGPDEAVALANSVDFGLAACIWSKDLSLAQDLAKKINAGTIWINTYGMFYNQLPYGGFKQSGFGKELGRQGFLEYTRLKNIIIDQSQAGKPLVNYWYGF
- a CDS encoding S-methyl-5-thioribose-1-phosphate isomerase: MKFSPLFWPIQLKGNIIYILDETKLPQRLVYLKAKNYLEACRAIKQMKTRAVGQVLLVMYTFFLSKRQNKNLAKVAKAINATRPTLSFRFLTDMVLGWQNCGAPLEKSILGFLGMLKAKRIEQAREMAKLLKDGDVVLTHCNISGLMPLIAEFAKEQGKRTSFYVTETRPYLQGSRLTAWEIQRAGFEVTIITDNMVAYLLSLGKVTKVIVGADHLTLNGDIANKIGTYQIAVVAKYFKIPFYVICPPASKLKSGKEIKIEIRPDNELKIYQGLHLAPKEVKAYYPAFDVTPAKLITRHIHLGV